The following are encoded together in the Vigna angularis cultivar LongXiaoDou No.4 chromosome 9, ASM1680809v1, whole genome shotgun sequence genome:
- the LOC108347555 gene encoding lysophospholipid acyltransferase LPEAT2 has product MADADLTSPLLSPDHIVLTVHSSAAPSADGNPYRSLGCDDELLVPPPTTLDPFRNGTPTVAGLYEWAKTVLCLPVALLRLVLFGLCLAVGYVATKVALEGWKDKENPMPKWRCRVMWITRMCARCILFSFGYQWIKRKGKPAPREIAPIIVSNHVSYIEPIFYFYELFPTIVASESHDSIPFVGTIIRAMQVIYVNRFLPSSRRKAIREIKRRASCDKFPRVLLFPEGTTTNGRNLISFQLGAFIPGYPIQPVIVRYPHVHFDQSWGNVSLGKLMFRMFTQFHNFFEIEYLPVVYPLDGKETAVHFRERTSRALATALNAVQTGHSYGDTMFYLKAQEAKQENPSSYMVEVTKFEASFHVSSMEVVDFLDKFLAMNPDSSGRVQYHDFLRVLRLKACPLSAKIFSFIDVEKCGTITFRQFLYGSAHVMSQPGFHQACEEAFAGCGGAVRPYIVEQELRDFIQPVIISWNADEVNELFMLFDDDVDGRVDKIDFISCLRRNPLLIAFFTPQPKQKEFEGNGVIEVV; this is encoded by the exons ATGGCGGATGCTGATCTCACCTCCCCGCTTCTCTCCCCCGATCACATCGTACTCACCGTCCACTCCTCCGCCGCTCCCTCCGCCGATGGCAACCCCTACCGCTCGCTCGGATGCGACGACGAGCTCCTCGTGCCGCCGCCCACAACCCTGGACCCCTTCCGCAACGGCACGCCGACGGTGGCAGGGCTCTATGAGTGGGCGAAGACGGTGCTGTGTCTGCCGGTGGCGCTGCTGCGGCTCGTACTGTTCGGGCTCTGCCTCGCCGTCGGGTACGTGGCGACGAAAGTGGCGCTGGAAGGGTGGAAGGACAAGGAGAATCCCATGCCCAAGTGGAGGTGTAGGGTTATGTGGATCACAAGAATGTGCGCCAGATGCATTCTTTTTTCGTTTGG CTATCAGTGGATAAAACGTAAAGGAAAACCTGCACCCAGGGAAATTGCTCCTATAATTGTATCCAATCATGTATCATACATTGAACCGATCTTCTATTTCTACGAATTATTTCCCACTATTGTGGCATCTGAGTCTCATGACTCCATACCTTTTGTTGGCACCATTATAAGAGCAATGCAG GTTATATATGTTAACAGATTCTTACCATCATCAAGGAGGAAGGCTATCAGGGAAATAAAG AGAAGGGCCTCTTGCGATAAATTTCCCCGAGTTCTATTATTTCCTGAGGGAACGACAACCAATGGCAGGAACCTTATCTCCTTCCAACTTGGTGCATTTATCCCAGGATACCCAATCCAGCCTGTAATTGTACGCTATCCTCATGTGCACTTTGACCAATCCTG GGGTAATGTTTCTTTGGGGAAGCTTATGTTCAGGATGTTCACTCAATTTCACAATTTCTTTGAG ATAGAATATCTTCCAGTTGTTTATCCCCTGGATGGTAAGGAAACTGCAGTTCATTTTCGGGAGAGG ACTAGCCGTGCTCTTGCAACTGCATTGAATGCTGTCCAGACAGGACATTCTTATGGAGACACAATGTTTTATTTGAAAGCACAAGAAGCAAAACag GAGAACCCCTCAAGTTATATGGTTGAAGTGACTAAGTTTGAAGCA TCATTTCATGTCAGCAGCATGGAAGTGGTGGACTTTCTGGATAAATTCTTGGCCATGAATCCTGATTCCAG TGGTCGTGTCCAATATCATGACTTCTTGAGGGTTTTAAGACTTAAGGCTTGCCCGCTATCTGCAAAG ATATTTTCATTCATTGATGTGGAGAAGTGTGGGACAATTACTTTCAGACAG TTCTTGTATGGATCTGCCCATGTGATGTCGCAACCAGGGTTCCATCAAGCCTGTGAAGAAGCCTTTGCTGGGTGTGGTGGTGCAGTAAGGCCATATATTGTAGAACAAGAG TTACGAGATTTCATTCAACCTGTTATCATCAGCTGGAATGCGGATGAG GTCAATGAactttttatgttatttgatGACGATGTTGATGGAAGAGTTGACAagattgattttatttcttgCCTTAGAAGAAATCCTCTTCTCATTGCATTTTTTACACCTCAACCAAAGCAAAAGGAATTTGAAGGTAATGGAGTGATAGAGGTAGTGTGA